Within Citromicrobium bathyomarinum, the genomic segment TCGCGCCATGCGCATCCCACGCAGCGCGCGCGGTCTTGCCGGTGGCGAGCATTGCGGCCTGCACATCGACCTGGTCTTCTACCTGCGCGGCGAAATCGGCGCTGTCGGTGATGAGGATGCTCTGCGAGCTGGGATCATGCTCGGCCTGGCTGAGCAGGTCGGCGGCGATCCATGCGGGATCGTTCTGATCGTCCGCGATCACCAGAATCTCGCTCGGCCCGGCGATCATGTCGATCCCCACCGTGCCGAAGACCTGCCGCTTGGCCTCCGCTACCCAGGCATTGCCGGGCCCGGTGACCACGTCGACCGCCGCGATCCGATCGGTGCCATAGGCAAGCGCGGCAATCGCCTGCGCCCCGCCGACGCGCCAGATTTCGTCCAGCCCGGCAATATGCGCGGCGGCGAGCACCAGCGGATTGGCTTCGCCCTTGGGCGTGGGCGTGACCGCCACCAGCCGCTCGACCCCCGCAACCCGCGCGGGGATCGCGTTCATCAGAAGCGAGGAAGGATAGGCCGCGCGCCCGCCTGGGACGTAGATCCCTGCCGCATCGACCGGGGTCCAGCGATGGCCCAGCCGCATGCCGACATCGTCGGTATAATCGCGCGGGTTGGGCTTTTGCGCCTCGTGATAGGCGCGGATGCGATCGGCCGCG encodes:
- the hisD gene encoding histidinol dehydrogenase, yielding MEILNAAAPDFADRFDRVVNARRESADDVSRDVAEIIAKVRAHGDRALSDLTIRLDGHTLSSEEDWRIPAWKCEQAYQDLDAELRDALNLAADRIRAYHEAQKPNPRDYTDDVGMRLGHRWTPVDAAGIYVPGGRAAYPSSLLMNAIPARVAGVERLVAVTPTPKGEANPLVLAAAHIAGLDEIWRVGGAQAIAALAYGTDRIAAVDVVTGPGNAWVAEAKRQVFGTVGIDMIAGPSEILVIADDQNDPAWIAADLLSQAEHDPSSQSILITDSADFAAQVEDQVDVQAAMLATGKTARAAWDAHGAIIVVPTLDDAMPLANRIAAEHVELAVDDPEALFAKLRHAGSVFLGRMVPEAVGDYVAGPNHVLPTGRRARFASGLSVLDFMKRTSFIEANADALGAVGPAAIALAEAEGLPAHAQSIRLRLK